cagctcatcctttcttagatacaggACCtataactgttcacaatactccgagtgttgTCTCACCAATGTGCTTTAAAGCCTCAGCCATACAGCTttacttttacattctagtcttcttgaaatgaatatctacattgcatttgccttccccaccacagactcaacctaacCTTCAAGGAAGGTTAAcccattcagaaaacaatctacacctttattgcttctaccaaagtgcatgaccatacacttccctgcactgtattccatctgtctcttctttgcccattctccttatctgtccaagtccttctacagaccCCCATTTCTTCAAACCTACCTGCAcctcaacctatctttgtatcatatgcaaacttgaccacaaagccatcaattttgtcgTCTAAGTCATTGAGGAAGGAACAGTAAGTGAAGTTTCCAAGTTTACTGGTGATATGAAAAAGGGTGGAAGAGCATGTTCTAAGGAAGCATGTTTCTCTTTGATAGTGGGGTGCATGTGGAGACAACTCAAATATTTTCAACTAAATTACCAGGAAGAGATTTTAGTGTAGCTTCCTCCCATGTTATTGAAGGTGAGGCAAAACATTCTTGTGAGCTACTGAGGCCTGTGCTCCATATTGATTTAGATACGGTAAACCCAATATGCTAATTATTGGTTTATGGAGGCAACTGTAATTGGGAGCAAATGATCTCAGACCCTTAGGCAGGGGATTTCTTCATATTTTAATAAGTTTCAGGTTCCTCGGTCATTATTTCCCATAACATGGTAGAACTGTCTTGTTATGACTGAGATTATTGTGGCTGCTATAGGAGGCTCAACTCATGAAGAGTGAGCAACAGATGAAGTTTCTTGGTTAATGAGTAACTCATTAGTAACATATTTTAATTGAATGAATGATTTATTAGAAAGCCTTTATAAGGAGGAATTACTAAAACCATGTTTGGATTAACGTCTAACCAAACAAAGAGGATTAAAATGTCAGAGGAAGGTTGAAAACAAAAAGACTACAAAGTATGAAATTGGTTCTCAAATGAAAAATTGGATAGGTCAATAACCTGGGAGATGAGAGAATTTCAACGGTACATTCAGGCAGGTTGGACTCATTTGAGACATTTGGTGATATCTGTGGAAGTTGCAAACAAACCAAAGTCAGCCCTAGTTGCATAACCTTTGACAAGCTAGCAAAATGTTGCAGTTTAGATAACTGCACATTTTGATCAGACAACAGATCCTTCATTGTGCTCTCTTTCAATTGTCCTTTCTAAACAATGGTGAATGTAAGTTCACCTGACTGAGGAATTTCAGCCGTATTGCAATACTTAGTTTCTGCTGTGTATGTTTAAATACTATTCTCAGTACTCAGCGTCGCCTCAGCATTGCCTTGTCCTCATCTCACCAGTGACTCATGTAGAGCTTCCCATCAGTACTCTCCTGACTGTTGTGCATCTTTTATCACTCTGCCCCTCTGCCCTTCAATAATGTTATATATACTTCCTTTTACCATTCCCATGCTGTCGTTAATAGCTTCCTGCCAGTTATTTGTGCCTGCTGGTGACCTTTCACTAAATCTGCCTGCGTTGTGGTTTTCTACAACAGGCACAAAGAAACACTAATTGCATTTCAACGtatactaaatgctggaggaactcagcagttcaggcagcatctatggagaggaataaacagttgacaattcAAACCAAGACCCTCCATCCGtgttgaagaaaggtctcggtccaaaatgtcacctatttattcccctccatagatgctgcctgctctgctgagctcctccagtgtttcacgtgtatgtgtgtgttgctcaagatttccattatctgcagaatcccttgtgataCTAACTGAAATTTCCTGTTTTAAAAGGACTGTTTCATTAATACATATATCTTGTTAAAAATCTGCTTTTTATAACATTCTCAAGGTTCCTCCATAGCGTGACCACAAGTACAGTAATTGTTTTAGAAAGTTTGTGCTAAGGTTGTGCAGCTAAGTTCAAGTGGGAGTCTTTACCCAGCAAGTTTTCACAACAGAGCCGTCCACTGCTTCCATGATAGCAAGCATGAGCTCCAGACTTTGCACACAGTCAGAGTTGCAGCTGGTAATCTTTATGCACCTTGATATTGCATGCAGGCTTTCCTTCAGCCTTGACAGTGTGCCAAGTGTTCAGTTGTGCCTGCTTCTATCTGAGAACTATCCACATGAAACCCCCATCATATCCTGTGGAGCAGAACACCTATTTTAGTTGCCAGTGACATGTTATCTAGTCTTTCCTTGCCTTTTCTGGTTTCTCCTGATCATTCTAAGTGCTGCTATGGTAGGAAATATGTTTGAAGCATACATAATACTCATTTTCTTTCATGTCGTACCACATTAACAttccatttatttattgtaattgatTTGTCCATTTGAAACAGTGATGTATATAAAATATGTTTTCATTTTTGTAATGTTTCCTTTTTATCCTAAGCCATGACTCAAAAAATTACAGCGTTGAATATAACGGATTGCACTTTCCAAGCCAACTCTATTATGAACTTTGACCTGAATGAATTGTATTCAAATGAGCTCATCGGGGACATTTATTTGGCTTTATTATACAAGTACTTCATTATATTCTACAGCCCTTGCACCCTGCTGATTGTTTCATGCAAGTCTTTCAATAGGTTTCTAGTTATTTTTCAGCTCAGCCGCCACGGCACTTCACGTAATGTTTTCGGTGGCATTGTTTTTACTTAGCATCAGTTACCCATCCTGCTGTAGTTCTTCTAATGGAATCAGCTTCTGTCAGAAGTGCAAAGTCAATCCATCTACAATGCCTTCCAGTAGTGATGATACTCAGGTCTTCCTGCCTGCAATGGGTAAAAAGATCTGGATTTGAGATTGTTCAGGGCCTGAAGGTGGAGTGTACTTTTTAATTTGAGGTCTATTATGTGAAATAAAGACATCATTCTAACATCCTGTGCTGATGAATCTTGAATTTGGCTTTAGTGTTGAATTTTGATGGTGTCCAGACTTACATTTCTGCTGCTGAACATGTTCCTGGCTTTGTTCTTCTTGCTTTAGATGTCCTGCATATGGTACCATCTTGCCTGGTGGTTTTGCCCAAGTATGTGAATGTTTGTACATTGGGTTGTCTGCAGTTGAGGGTCATGATACTGATTTTTTTGTTGCAGTTAATTCTCATCCAAGTTTGCTGCCTCActgtgttctgtttttgtttgtgttggcTGAGAGCTGGAAGAGTGAGACCAGCTGCAAAGTAAAAGTCTTAAAGGGATAAGAAAATGGATCTGCTAAGAAACACAAAGTTTAGTCCGTAATCCTACCCAATCATCTCTGGGAAAGAGCAattctatatattaaaaaataagtaTTTCAACTATTAACAGATTTTGCAGGCACATGGTCAGTACAAAAAGTTTCAGTTTAAAATCAGTAAAATCCTTCTGTGTTTTAAAATACAGGTACATTTTTTAGAACAGCAGGTTAAATGGTTACTACTGTAAGTTAAATAACCATGGTAATAAAGTTCGTGGTGTTATCAGAAGAGGCTTGTATAGTAAAGATCTTTATACAGATGCATAAATGTACGATCATTCTTGCATTCTTGAGCAGTAAATCAACCCATCAAGCATTCTCCATATTTGTGGAGCTCAATCTAACTGGCAGTTTCTTACATTTGGCAAACTACTTATAGAAACAATGTTCAATATTATTGTTAAAAGCAATGCTACTGTAACTTCTTGTAAAACAATACTGtatacaagtatttttatgtcaACTGTTAAATGTAAAAGTGACAGCATCTCCAGATAGTATAAGAAGCACTGTCTTTTCCTGTCCCTATAGATATGAATGCTACAGTTCGCCGAATTGATCAGGTGACAAATATTTTGGCTCCAATGGCAGTCGGGCAAATAATGACATTTGGCTCAACGGTGATTGGCTGTGGCTTCATTTCTAGTTGGAATCTGTTCTCGATGTGCTTTGAATATTATCTGCTGTGGAAAATTTACCAAAGAACACCTGCACTGGCCATCAAAGCAAGTCAGAAGGTAGATGAACAAGAGTTGAAGCCACTGAACAAACAAAAAGGTATTCAATAACTTTGTCAATGTCTAGTGAACAGTTAGCTTATCAGACAACAGTCAACCTTCTGTTTGGTGCGTGCAATAACTCAGGGTATTTGAGTTTCCTAACACGTAGGCTCCAATTTGTTGTTGAATCTTAGTCAGTCTCATGTTACCAGTTATAAAAATACCATTAATGCAATCTAACTTGTTTAAATAAATTACAATTTTTACCATgggcatttttaaaatttatatatTGTAGTCTTGGAGTGTTTGGGATAAATATATAAAATTGCGTTAAATGTTGAAAGGTGACACAAACTCTGAATTATAAAACACCAGCATATTCTGTGAAGAATCACAGTAATAATGTTATAAAAAGGCAGTATATCAATGAATTGTAACAACAGATTTCCTTTTCAGCCTGTTAAATTTTGCCTGCTCTTTCTGGGGTTTGAGTAGCACATCTGCTTCCATTGTGTTGGATTCCCCTAATGAAAGAAAGGAAATCTGTAATTTGATGTTATAATAATTGTCTCATCTACTTAATAATAACCAGCTTTCTTTGACTTTACATTACTCTAATTTCAAGTCCAAATTTTTTTTGATCACATCTGTCATACAAATTTAGcattagagcatagaacattacgTTTTAACATGCAATAACATGTTAAACAACATTACAATTACTTAAAAAGAGTAGAATAAATTCATACTATGATCAGCCATTTGCAGAAGTTGTGTTAACACTCATGACGGCCTACTATACTTAATTGACCAAAACACAAAGGGGAGTTGACAGAGATCTGAGAAAGGATAAGTGTTTCAGAGAAATTGGACAGGAAATGGGACTGGTGGAGTTGCTTTACCAGGATCTGGCATGGACTCAGTGCGCTGAACAGTTTATCTGTGTCATTAAAATTAATTTAGGTTAAATCAATGGAAAATATGAGAGATTGCTCCTGGCACCAAGTTTGGTCCATTAACTATCACTGTTTAGAGTATTGGCATGTACACTACAACTGCTTATGTCGTCCCATAAAAAATCCAGAAGAAAATTGATAGTAATGAATATTAACATAACCAAGTAGTCATGTATTTATATAGTTATTTCCACATCCCCATCAGGTTGTCCAGTGAGTCTTTCAACCAATGAACTATTTTTGCAACATGGTTCTTGGTGTAATATCTCTGGTTATCAATTGGTGATGTTATGTGTTTCTAGATACTGAGTCTGGCCAAACGAAGTCTGGCGATGAAACAGGATCAGGCCATCCAGCTGAAGATGCTCATCGGGTAAACATAAATGCATCGAAAGAAGAAGAAAAACGTTGTGGTGCCAAAATTCTTGAGCCTTTTTATACATTACGGGATGGGTGGGTAGCTTATTACAAGCAGCCAGTATTCTGGGCTGGCATGGGCCTGGCCTTCCTCTACATGACGGTCCTGGGCTTTGACTGTATTACAACAGGATATGCTTACACCCAGGGTTTGAGTGGATTCATCCTGAGCTTGCTGATGGGGGCCTCCGCCATTGCTGGAATTCTGGGCACCATTGCCTTTGTATGGATACGCCGGAAGTGCGGCCTGATCAGGGCAGGCTTCATTTCTGGTGTGACTCAGTTTGCATGTCTGATTTTGTGTGTGATTTCCGTGTTCATGCCTGGAAGTCCTTTGGATTTGTCCGTGTCACCTTTTACGGAGCTCACCAACAGAAACCTGGATCTGAAGGCCTGGGAGGAAGCAGTTGTACCAACATTACAACCTCAGCTAAGCACTACAATCGGGTACAACTACTCAACGACTGAACCTCCAAGCACTGAGGAATTTGAACCAGAATCTTACATCTCAGTTAGCTTGCTCTTTGCTGGTATCATTGCTGCAAGAGTTGGTAAGTGTGCAACTCAGCTGATAGGTCAACAAGAAACATGTGTAGCTTAGCAAAAGTTCATGCCAAAAGGAGGAGTCTTTACTCCAGGGCTTCTCAGCCTTTCTTAATGCCATGgaaccttaccattaaccgagggccCCATGGactccagattgggaacccctgctttagacctTCTTCCTTTTAACATGCCTTAGGGTACTATGAATGTCTAAACTAAAGATTTGTACTGTATTTGGAGATAAGCAGTTAACATAAATCTGTTTTCCTTTATGATGAAATGGATTCATTTCTACATACTTGGTACATAAACTTTTTATCAAAGCCCTGATAAAATTAACTGAGTAGTCAGTCAATACATCTCACACCTCAGGATGCTTAATTCAAATAAAGTATCCAAGATACACTGATGGACAGAGACCACTGGGCATATCCATTGATATTTGCATATATTGTTAGACTGCAATCCTTTATAGGAAATTGCACTGTGTATCTCTGGAATGAACGCAGGCAAATAGGATTGTaagaaatttgtacattctccccatgaccatgtgggcttcctcgggggtggggaggggggctcTGGTTtctacccacattccaaagatgtatgggttggtaggttaaatggtctcAAGGGCGTAAAGGGACAGTGCAGGCTCGGTAGGCCGGAAGGGCTTGTTcctctgctgtatctctaaatctaaAAATTAAATCCACTTTCCTCTTCCATTTCTCATGGCAGAAGAATGCAGAATTGGCTGAAACACATATTTGTCTCAGGTTAGTGGTTCAATCTCAGAAAAGGACAGCAAAACAGGGCCTACATGATTACCAACTTGAATTGCAATGAACCATTTCTATTGTTGTGTCTTTGCTGAGATGCATGAAAGAAAGGTGATCATGCTTCACACGATCCTTTCCCGCGCCAGCCATAGATCAACTGTATCAAAGTCTTGGGAATATATGGGGAAGGAGGAATGCAGAAATCAGTGTATGCAGTAACAGCTGTTCTTGCCTTGGTAGTTGTGAGGTACAAGTGACTCTATTGTGTAATGAGGTAGTGGCTGAGGCAGAGATTACAAGCAAGACTACAAATGAAGAAAAATGATCAGGAAAATATTTTGATCTATGGAATATGAGGCAAACAAGTACTTTGATTAATATATCAAAGTTAAAATGGAACTCATTAACTCATGAATAATTTGGAATTCAGCATAATATGCTCCTGATTTAACAAATGTCATAGTTGTACCATTAGGGAGCAGTTTAAGTTGGTAATTGTGGAAAAGTGACGTC
The Hemitrygon akajei chromosome 5, sHemAka1.3, whole genome shotgun sequence DNA segment above includes these coding regions:
- the slc40a1 gene encoding solute carrier family 40 member 1 — its product is MEKPGKGSRKKGCCASFVGYFKTTRFLIYLCHGLSSWGDRMWHFAVAVFLVELYGNSLLLTAVYGLVVAGSVLLLGAIIGDWVDKTSRLKVVQISLVVQNVSVIICGIILMMVFLFKPSLVTMFQGWLLTVCYILVITVGNIANLASTAMGITIQRDWIVVVAGEDRSKLADMNATVRRIDQVTNILAPMAVGQIMTFGSTVIGCGFISSWNLFSMCFEYYLLWKIYQRTPALAIKASQKVDEQELKPLNKQKDTESGQTKSGDETGSGHPAEDAHRVNINASKEEEKRCGAKILEPFYTLRDGWVAYYKQPVFWAGMGLAFLYMTVLGFDCITTGYAYTQGLSGFILSLLMGASAIAGILGTIAFVWIRRKCGLIRAGFISGVTQFACLILCVISVFMPGSPLDLSVSPFTELTNRNLDLKAWEEAVVPTLQPQLSTTIGYNYSTTEPPSTEEFEPESYISVSLLFAGIIAARVGLWSFDLTVTQLIQENVDESERGKINGVQNSMNYLLDLVHFVMVILAPNPEAFGLLVIISTSFVAMGHLMYFMYAYKSLGSQLFVCSSKDTATQDNNPQITDCVVVSTSND